In the genome of Leucoraja erinacea ecotype New England unplaced genomic scaffold, Leri_hhj_1 Leri_675S, whole genome shotgun sequence, the window aagaacttttttcacacagagagtggtgaatctctggaattctctgccacagagggtagttgaggccagttcattggctatatttaagagggagttagatgtggcccttgtggctaaggggatcagggggtatggagagaaggcaggtacggtatactgagttggatgatcagccatgatcatattgaatggcggtgcaggctcgaagggccgaatggcctactcctgcacctaatttctatgtttctatgtttctatgtcaccaagAGTGAGTGGAGTTCACCTCTGTGGGTGGGGGGCAAGAGGGGGAGGATAGGAAGGTAACCAGacctagatgggctgaatggcctcattctgctgtgATCACATATGAACATGAATCTGGCCGGTCTACCCTCAACTTCTgaagttccagagaaagcaacccAAATTTGTCCAATCTAatacaatctgtggaattctttgccacagacggctgtggaggccacaagtcagtggatatatttaaggcagagatagatagattcttgattagtgtgggtgtcaggggttatggggagaaggcaggagaatggggttaggagggagagatagatcagccatgattggatggtggagtagactcgatgggccgaatggcctaattctgctcctatcacttaacttGCCCCTCTcagtaacctgggatagatcccatccaatcctggtgacttatccaccttaatggCCCACAAGAAGACCAAACTCCAATCACATATGAAGCCGACTTAACCCATCGACACACCGCCTGTTCCTCGCTGATCTCTGCTCACTATTTCCATTCCCCAGCTCGGACGAAGCCTTCGGTAAAGTCAACATGAACTATCGGACCGCAAACGGCCTCTCGCTCCTGCACCTCTGCTGCATCTGTAACggtgagtcacagagtgatacagcagggaaacaggcccacactgacaggcccacactgaccaacatgtcccacactgaccaacatgtccccacactgaccaacatgtccccacactgaccaacatgtccccacactgaccaacatgtccccacactgaccaacatgtccccacactgaccaacatgtccccacactgaccaacatgtccccacactgaccaacatgtccccacactgaccaacatgtccccacactgaccaacatgtccccacacccaccaacatgtccccacacccaccaacatgtccccacactgaccaacatgtccccataCCCACCAACatgttcccacactgaccaacatgtccccacactgaccaacatgtccattgtagatgtagcccagtcccacacacaccacactccccaccattgtagatgtagcccagtcccacacacaccacactccccaccattgtagatgtagcccagtccatcacacacaccacactccccaccattgtagatgtagcccagtcccacacacaccacaacccccACCATTGTagctgtagcccagtcccacacacaccacactccccaccattgtagatgtagcccagtcccacacacaccacactccccatcatcaactccatctagacttcatgctgcctcgggaaagcagccaacatagtcaaggaccactcacaccccggccattccctcccctcccctctcccgtcgggcagaaggtacacaagCTTGATTTGTAGATAGTTCTTCAAAtataacatacgatgagcgtttgtcgacgctgggcctgtactcgctggagtttagaaggatgagcggggacctcattgaaacgtacagaatagtgaaaggcctggatagagtggatgtggagaggatgtttccactagtgggagagtctaggaccagagggcacagcctcagaattaaaggacgttcctttaggaaggagatgaggaggaatttctttagccagagggtggtgaatctgtggaattcattgccacagacggctgtggaggccacaagtcagtggatatatttaaggcagagatagatagattcttgatcagtgcgggtgtcaggggttatggggagaaggcaggagaatggggttaggagggagagatggatcagccatgattgaacggcagagtagatttgatgggccgattggcctaattctgctactattccTTGTGACTATGATCATCAGTGCAGGTGTGTTTGGTCACCAGGTAACAAAGCCCATGTCAGGACCCTGATGTTGAAGGGCCTGCGAGCATCCCGGCTCACCAGGAATGGATTCACTGCCCTGCACCTTGCTGCCTTCAAGGTGAGTGGCCTGGCCCCCAGCCCTGTACTagccccgatgggccgaatggcttgtgtCTGTGCTATATTACTCCGCAGCCAGACACAaaatcgggacaggcagcatctctggagagaaggaacgggtgatgttttgggtcgagacccttcttcagactgtatcgggtgggagagggaggcacagagatcaGGAAGtagaaggtgtgaaaatgagacaaagggtgTGGAGAtctcctgattcagtctgaagacgggtcttgacctgaaacgtcacccattccttctctcctgcccgtcccgttcagttactccagcattttgtgtctatcttccgcttaaaccagcacttgcatttCCATCCGACACAATGTTACTCCGCGCAGCATTCAAGGTGGTTGTACTAcccccgttgggccgaagggcctgagttGCCCTCTGTGACTCTTATGTCTTATGATGGAAAGGcggggcagcgggtagagctgctgcctcacagcgccagagacccgggttccattctgactacgggtgctgtctgtaaagacgtgcaggtttgtagcgtgggttttctccgggtgctccggtttcctcccgcactccaaagacgtgcaggtttgtaggtgaattggcttggtgtaaatgtaaaacaagTGATTGCtggcttaggccattcggcccatcaagtctactccaccattcaatcatggctgatggaatggggtggggggtggggtgagggggtggggggtgagggggtgggggtggggggggggtgagggggtggggtgagggggtgggggtgtgtcacGTTGCCACTGACCGCAGCCTCTGACCCCCAGGCGGACGGTGAGCTGGTGACGGGGCTGCTGCACGGTGGGGCCGACATCCAGCAGGTTGGATACGGAGCGCTGACCGCCCTGCACATCGCCGCCATCGCCGGGCACAGCGAGGTCAGTCGCCCCGTCACCCCGTGACCCTGTAACCCCGTGACCCTGTAACCCCGTGACCCCACCGCCATGACCCCATGACCCCACACCATGACCCCCCGTTGACCTCACACACCGTGACCCCCTTGACCCCACACCGTGACCCCATGACCCCACACCGTGACCCCCCACGGGGGACCCCATACCGTAACCCCACACCGTGACCCCATGACCCCACACCGTGACCCCACACCATGACCCCACACCGTGACTCCATACCGTAACCCTGTAATCCCTGACCCTGCACTGTAACGTTTGGCTCCACCCTCAGGAGAGTATTGAACAGTCAATGTTCCCCCTCCCCGACCCTCTttgcccaccccaacccccctctctgtaccccttctctgccccccctctatcctgtaccccctctctgtaccccctctctgtaccccctctctgtaccccctctctctctgtacccccctctctgtacccctctctgccccccctctctttaccccctctctctgtacccccctctctgtacccccctctctctgtaccccctctctgtaccccctctctctctgtaccccctctctgtaccccttctctgcccccctctctttacccccctctctgtacccctctctgtacccccctctctgtacccccctctctctgtaccccctctctgtacccccctctctctccccctctctgtacccctctctgtaccccctctctgtaccccctctctaTGCCCCCTCTctttaccccccctctctctgtacccctctctgtacccccttctctgctccccctctctttaccccctctctctctgtacccCTCTCTTTACCCCCTCTCTATACcccctctctgtaccccctctctgtgccccctctctgtaccccctctcttataccccctctctgtaccccctctctgtaccccctctctgtaccccctctctgtaccccctctctgtaccccctctctgtaccccctctctgtaccccctctctgtaccccctctctgtaccccctctctgtaccccctctctgtaccccctctctctgtaccccctctctgtaccccctctctgtaccccctctctgtaccccctctctgtaccccccctctgtaccccctctctgtaccccctctctgTACCCCCCTCTGTAcccctctctgtaccccctctctgtaccccctctctgtaccccctctctgTACCCCCCTCTGTACCCCCCTCTGTACcccctctctgtaccccctctctgtaccccctctctgTACCCCCCCTCTGTACCCCCTCTCTGTACCCCTCCTCTCTGTACCCCCCCTCTGTACcccctctctgtaccccctctctgtaccccctctctgtaccccctctctgTACCCCCCCTCTGTACCCctctctgtaccctctctctctctgtaccccCAGACGGTGGACATCTTGCTGCAACACGGGGCGTTTGTCAATGTCCAGGACGCCGTGTTCTTCACGCCGCTGCACATCGCCGCCTACTTTGGCCACGAGCTGGTACGGTCAAGGGTGCGGCCACGGTGACCACCGGCCCCACCGTGGTCTCGGGGTGCAGTGATGTCGGGGTGCGGTGCGCTGGTTTGGGGGTGCCATGTTGTGATATTGGGGCATCGTACGGTGCTATGGGGGTGCGGTGATATCGGGGTGCGGTGATTGTGGGGAGCGATCGCTGATCTgtggctgcctgacccctgacccctgaccctgCCCCACACAGGTGGGCCGACTGCTGCTGAGGTTCGGGGCGGATGTGAATGTCAGTGGGGAGGTCGGTGACCGGCCACTGCATCTCGCTTGTGCCAAAGGCTTCCTTGGCATGGTCACCCTGCTGCTGACCGACGGCAGCGACACTGATGGTCAGTATCGCCCCCAGGACACCCCTCACCTTCCCCCACTAccgcctccccctctcacccccaccacccccccacaccctcccacccccacctccccactccccccccccccacccacccttccccaacccccccaccaccctccctccccccccccacccctccactccccacctcccacccccccccccccaccccttatcCACAACAACCAAcaacccgtcccccccccccctaccccccccccccactcccccccctcccacctccccccacccccacccccacccactactcccacccccacccaaccccatcatccactccctcccccctcaccctcccctcaccccatttACACCCCTATCACAAgtaggtcaaaaaggcttttggcactttggccttcatcagtcagagtattgagtatagaagttgggaggtcatgttgcagttgtataagacgttggtgagaccgcatttagaatattgtgttcagttctgggcaccgtgttataggaaagatattgccaagcttgaaagggtgcagaaaatagttttacgaggatgttgccaggactagaggggtgTGAGctacctggtgagataggcgtttacagtccgaatggcctctgggaagaaaactCCTTCTCCGTTCTcacgcatggcaacggaggcgtttgcctgaccgtagcagctggaacagtccgtcgcagggtggaaggggtctctcatgattttatttgctctggagtttgcaacctcctgttgtatagttcctgcaggggggtgagtgatgttcccatagtgcgttcggccgaacgcactaccctctgcagagccttcttgtccttggcagagcaattcccaaaccagatggtaatgttcccggaacaagatgctttccaccgccgctgcgtagaagcactggaggatcctcggagacactctgaatttcctcaattgcctgaggtggtaaaggcgctgccttgccttactcacgagtgctgaggcgtgtgatgcccatgtcatatcctcagagatgtggactcccagatatttaaaacagttcaccctatccacaggatccccatttatcctcaatggagtgtacgtcctcggatgatgtaccctcctaaagtccatgatcagctccttcgtttttttgatgttcaagaggaggctgttatcctggcaccagagtgctagatcagccaccattATTGATCATCATTATCTTATAAATcttcaaggattggacaggccagatgcaggaaacatgttctcgatgttgggggagtccagaaccaggggccacagtttaagaataaggggtcgggcatttaggactgagatgacagagagtggtgaatctctggaattctctgccacagacggtagtcgaggccagttcattggctatatttaagagggagttagatgtggcccttgtggccaaggggatcagggggtatggagagaaggcaggtacgggatactgagttggatgatcagccatgatcatattgaatggcggtgcaggctcgaagggccgaatggcctactcctgcacctaatttctatgtttctatgtttctatgaggaaacactttttcacccagagagttgtgaatctgtggaattctctgccccagagggcggtggaggccggttctctagatactttcaagagagagctagatagggctcttaaagatagcagagtcaggggatatggggagaaggcaggaacggggtactgattgtggatgatcagccatgatcacattgaatggccgtgctggctcgaagggccgaatggcctactcctgcacctattgtccatgtttctatgtttgttactCTGCCTTTGTTTCCTGTTGCCTGGCTTGTCGTGCGGTGACCAGTCAATGCCCTGGACAATGAGGACCACTCTCCCCTACACTTCTGCTGCCGCTTTGGCCACCAGCACCTGGTCACCTGCCTCCT includes:
- the tnni3k gene encoding serine/threonine-protein kinase TNNI3K encodes the protein MGNYKSRPNQTCTDEWKKKVSESYAVSVERLQDDQCIKDSEMLELKHVFSSDEAFGKVNMNYRTANGLSLLHLCCICNGNKAHVRTLMLKGLRASRLTRNGFTALHLAAFKADGELVTGLLHGGADIQQVGYGALTALHIAAIAGHSETVDILLQHGAFVNVQDAVFFTPLHIAAYFGHELVGRLLLRFGADVNVSGEVGDRPLHLACAKGFLGMVTLLLTDGSDTDVNALDNEDHSPLHFCCRFGHQHLVTCLLQGGYGVNPHAVNIYGDTALHL